In Eubalaena glacialis isolate mEubGla1 chromosome 4, mEubGla1.1.hap2.+ XY, whole genome shotgun sequence, the genomic window AGGGGGTAGGCATATGCAGTTCAGATGATTTGCATGGGAGATGTGGAGTGAATATAACATTTGGGGGAGATAACACTTCTCCAAGCAAGGGCTTTCATTGTGACTGAGGTTTTCACTCCAAGCTCAGACCCAGAGTTcgtaagaaaatgcaaatctaatGTTCTTTATCAtgccagtttccccatctattgTAAGACGCCAAGTGCCAGAGGCGGACAGCTTAGGTCACGCATAATGCAGGCCTTTTGAGGAGGAGCCTCCAGGACAGAGTGGCTGTCCAGAACCCACCTCACGGAATGACTTTACTTCCCACTGTCTCTAGGCAGGTGTCATCTTTCCCTGCGCCTTGGAGATTCCATGctttttcttgcttctctgctttgactccctttccttcctcacctTCCTTCTCATCGGTCTCTGATCAAACTATGCCTCCAGAACCCCATTCAGGTCCGCACCCTCCTGTCACAGCTTCCCGGGATAATCTTACCTCCTAGGTCACCCACACACCCGAACCTGGTCAGGACACACTGGAGCTCAGGACAGGCTTCCATCTGTCTGGAGCATTCCATGTGTTTTCCCCAATTAGCCTCCTCTCCTGCACGAAGCAGTAAGGCCCTCAAGTACCCTGCTTGGACTGTTTTACTTTACTCTGTGGCTCACAACCCACGGCATGGGGCTAAACTCCGACGTGATCAGCCAGGGACTGAGAGGTTTGCAGAATCAAATAGAACAACGGCCTGACTCCTGTGGGGTTTGCCATCAGAGGGCAGATGGTGCACAGAAACCCAAGGGAAGGATTTCTGGTGTCCCCCATCTTCATAAACAACCAAAAAGGGCAGAAGCAGAGGTTCCTTCTGCCATCCAGTCTGAGTTATTTTAGAGCCTCTAAAGCTTGGTGGTATTTGTTAGATGTGAGCACTCTGTAATTTTAGAGACAAAAACAAGCCTACATTTAGGCTGTGGGATGTCTTtctaaaaaagaccaaaaaattgAGGCTGTTTACAGTTTTCCACTTTTTTAATTGAGAGGTTTTCTATTTTctcaccttccccctcccctgccccgtaTGTCCCCCGCCACCCACCTTCTGTTTACATTCTCCACACAGGATCCCACGGCTCCCCaggccccctcccttccccagggcAGAAGGGGGCGGTGCACCCTGACCCCAGCGAGACCTCAGCGCACGCAGGGCCAGTGAGGCGACCCGAGGACCCCGGAGAGACAGAGTCACCCAGGGCGCCTGAGTCTGAGGACAGTGCATCCCCGGGGACGATGGCGACAGCTTATCCTGACCTCAGCGAGACCGGAGCAGCCCCAGAAGCCAGCTCGCcccgcgccaccagggaggccgcTGCCCACAGCGGAGCAGGACCCGCGGCCGAGGGGGCATCTCCGGCCACTGCCATGCTGTCACGAGACCTCACGACCCTGGAGAAGAGACGGGGGGTTCCGGGTCACCACAGCGAGGCTCTGCAAACCACGGGAACCCTCGTCCCTGGAAACTGCCGGGGGTCGGCTCTGCCCCCAGGAACAGACTCTGGGTCTGCAAGGGCGCCGcgggccagcccctgcctgccGTCACCGAGTGACAAGGCCCCCGAGGGGTGTGGCGGTGCCTCGGGGCCCGGCTGCCCCGGGGAGAGCGGGAGCAGCCCCGTGACTGACATCGACAGGCTCCTGGAGGAGCTGGATGCTTCCGGAGCAAGGCTTCCGCCTCCCGGGAAAGGGGGCGGGCTGAGCCGGGAGCGCGCTGCCCCGGGGCCACAGCGGGCCGAGCCGGAGCCGGACTCGGGGAGCCAGGCCCCCGGCCCGAGGAGGCCCGCGGCTGCCGGTCCAGCCGCTTCCCCGCAGTGGGCCCACCAGCCTTCGGTTTTGGATTCCATCAACCCCGACAGACATTTTACTGTGAACAAAAGCCTTCTGAGCAGCTACTCTAGAAACCTCAGCAGCCAACACGAAGACAGTACATCGCTGTCGGGCCTGGGCGACAGCACGGAGCCGTCCCTCTCGTCCATGTACGGAGATGCTGAGGACTCATCTTCGGACCCCGAGTCGCTCACTGAAGCCCCACGAGCTCCCGCCAGGGACAGCTGGTCCCGTCCTTGTCTTTGTCCTCGTCCTCGTGGGGCTTCTCACAAGGGAGACACGACGGAGTCTGAGGAGGAGCAGGTTGAAATCTGTTCCGCGAAGGGCGCCCCCGATCCCCCCGCGGCCGCCGCTCTCGCTCCTGCCCAGGGCGCCGCCTGCCCTGCCTTCGCCAGAGCCCTGCCACCGAAGCGCGGAGCCCTAAGCCGGGCGAGGGGAGACGCCGCCGGGGACGCCGCCTCCTCCGCGCCGGGAGCCTTGGGCCCAGCAGCCCCGGGCCGTGCACGGCTGCCTCTTCTCTCGGACGCGAGCTCTCAGGAGCCGGAGACGCCCGAGGATGCACGGGCTGCCGAGGACCCCGGGGAAGCCGCCCAGCCTCCGCCCGTCCCCAGGCCTGTCCCCGGCCCCCCGGGCACCCTCAGTTCTCCTAACATGGTGAATGGTTTGGAGCATGACTGGCTGGATGACAAGACCCCGCCTGAAGAACAGGAAACAAATGTTCACGCCACTGGAAACCGGGGCGCCTTCAGGGCGTGCGTCCCCGAGAACAGAGACCTGGCTCTGGCAAACCTGCACATCTCCGAAGTTCAAGACCCGGACGACTTGCTGTTGAAGCCGAAGCCCATCTCCAGGCGGCCCATCATGGCCTGGtttaaagagataaataaaagCAACCAAGGGACGCATCCGCAGAGCAAAAGTGAAACGGAACAACCCACGATGCCGGCCAGAAGGCCCGACCCCAAGGATCAGGCGCTGAGCACCAGCCACAAGAAGGGGGTGGCTGTACCGGATGGCCCCCCTCCCCGGCTGAGTCTTGAGAATAAAGACCTGCCTAAAAAAAGCTCCATGGAAACCCTTCTGAGTACGTGTCAGAAACCCAAAGCCGGCCCTAAGCTGAAGAGACTGAGcatcaaaagcaaaagcaaagtcAGCTCCGAGGCCCCAGCCGCTCACCCGGGGAAGGCCGGGGGGACAGAGCACAGGAAAGCCCTTGTTTCACCCCAGGCCTCCCACAAAATGCTTTCTAAGGTGGCATCACGCCGGTTCCACACAGGTGACCAGGAGGAACCGGACAGAAGTGCCGCAGCCTCCCCCCAGACCCCCCAGTGTGTGGAGGGCAAGCTGCCCCAGGGCACCCCAGGCTCCCTGAAGCCCTCGGCATCCGAAACCAGCATCAGGATGTTCATTTCGCCCTTGACCTCCCCCAAGACCCTTCCTGAGCAAGGTGCGTGCAGTAGGCCCCACCCGGCTGTGCACTCAGAACCGGACCAAGGCTGCCCGGCTGCCCCCAGATCTCCAAAGTGTGGTCCAGAGAGCAAGGCTCCCCCTGCGTCCCCTGGGCTGGTGAGTCCCATGGCACCAAGGAGCGGCGTGTCCACAGCGGCCAGCAAGTGGGAGGTCCCCCCTACCGGGCAGGGCGAGCAGCCCCCGTCCAGCCAAATGGACTCAGCAGCAGAAGCCTTCCAGGCCGGAGGGACTGGCgacaaaagaagcaaaataatCGCTGGTGAGCCCCTCGAAAGGACCAACCAGCTGAAAATCATTGAGATCTCTTCTGAAAGGACGCCGAAGAATGCGTATGGTGACAAGCCAGCTGAAAGTGACAGACAGGGAGGGTTCCTGGCCCAGAGCAACTGTCAGGAGAAGAGTGAATTCAGGCTCTGTCACCAGTCAGTGGAATCATCCCCAAATCATCCATCCTCACTCACGTCTCGGGCCTCCCAGGTGGAGCAGGAAGCGCAGCGATCTGTCAGCAGGGCGAAACagacttcctcctcctcctcctccccgcagCTGCTGGCTAAAAAGGCAGATCCCTGGCAGGGAAAGTCAGACCAGAGGGCAGACTCCTTGGGGATGCCCAGGAACGGCACGACAGTGGGCCCGGCGCTGGGTGACCATCCCTACTTCACGCCAAGGCCAGCAACCAGGACCTACTCCATGCCGGCCCAGTTCTCCAGCCATTTCGGCCGGGAGGGTCATGCCCTACACAGCCCAGGGCGCGCCCCTCGGGACAGCCAGATCCCTGCCACCAGTGGGGGCCTCCTCGAGGCCAAGGCGTCCAGGGGCAGTGTTCTCAGCCTGGTTAATGGACAGGGCGTGTATAGCGTAAAGCCCCTGCTGGAGACTTCGAGGAACCTTCCAACAACAGACGAAGGGGATGTCCTATCAGTGCAGGAAACAAGCTGCCTACTCACAGACAAAATCAAAGTCACCAGGAGATACTACTACTCTGAGCAGAACTGGCCCCATGAATCTACCTCATTTTTCTCTGTGAAGCAGAGGATCAAGTCTTTTGAGAACCTGGCCAATTCTGACCGGCCCATGGCCAAGTCCGGGGCCTCCCCCTTTCTGTCGGTAAGCTCCAAGCCTCCCATTGCAAGGCGGTCTTCAGGCAGCGTGGCGTCCGGGAACCTCGGCCACTCCAGTGACCCAGCAGCGAGGTCGCTGAGACGCAGCCTGAGTTCCTgcagtgaaagccaaggtgaagCCAGCACCCTCATTCCCCCGATGACCAAGTGCCCGTCCAGCATGACTCTGACAGCCTCCCGGCAAAGCCCGGTGGAGGCTGGTAACAAGGGCGCTGACTCAGACCCGAAGCGATCACTTGGTCCTTCGGGAATCCCTACCCCCACGGTGACCCCAGCCTCTCCCGCCAAGAGAAACAAGTCCTCGGTGCGTCACACCCAGGCTTCACCTTTGTCCCGCTCGAAGCTCCAGGAGCTGAGAGCCCTGAGCATGCCTGACCTCGACAAGCTCTGCAGCGAGGACTTCTCGGCTGAGCCGACTGCCGTGCTCTTCAAAACCGAGCTGGAAATCGTCCCCCGGAGGTCACTTGGCTCCCCTGCTGGAGGCCTCAACGGGTCCACTGCCCTTTCATGGCCCGTGAAGGGGGTGGACAGGGTCTGTCCAGGGAGAAGCAGCCCTAAAGCCACTGAGCCTGGGGTACCCAGTTCAGCCCACAATGTGGGTGAGACCACCCAGGATCTGCCTTCCGGAAAAAGTTGGTCAGTTAAGTAAGTATCCACCCCTGCCCTTTTAtgtaattaaactttttttttgatggactggttttagatttatagaaaagttgcaaagatagtgcaGACTTCCCCTGTACCCGTTACCCAGCTGCTTCTGATGTTAACATCTTACGTAACCACGGTCCATTTGTCAAAAGTAAGAAGTTAACATTGGAACAACACTATTAGCTAAACaacagactttattcagatttcactgaATAAATTCCACTAACGTCCTTTTTCTATTCCAGCCTCCAATTTTGGTTTTAATATCATTACTGGGAAAATAAAGTGCCTGCAGGGAAAAGTGTTTGCCAAAATATTGCTCTAAAGAGAGGCTTCTATAGGCTAGGGCACGTATACCAAAGTgccgagagagagggagagagagagagagagagagagagagagagagagagagggagggagggagggagggagggagggagggagggagggagggagggagggagggagggggagggagggagggagggagggagggagggagggagggagggagggagggggagggagggagggagggagggagggagagggagggagggagggagggagagagagagagagagagagagagagagagagagagagagagatggttgGACAGGGAAAGCTGACGCTCAGGGGAGAATCGGGGCCTTGGAGTCAAACGGGAAATTTctagtatgttttaaaatatttcactggaGCCTATAGAATATTTAATATGTCTGAAATTTTCTGTTAAACTCTGGCATTGGTCTCCTAACATCTTGGAGGGATCCCAAAATCCATAGGAATTCCCACTGCTATCAGCAGTGAATGAAATTCCTGTTCAACATTCAGAATTCTTCAAGCAGTTTGGAGTGGGAGTTATGACCAAAAGAGAGcgtgaaaatcagaaaatacctgcaATATGGTAGAAAGGAGATCATTCTAAATGCATCCTAGCAAAATGGAgaaattgcttttttctttaatgttcttcaaatatatttatattatttagttTGCATCAACTCCTGGTCTCAGCGGGGGATCAGCAAAGACTGCAGTCTGTTTTGTCATCAGCGGAGTCAAAATCTACTGTCCTAGCTCTCATTCAGGAAGCGAAAGCACAATCAGAGGTGAGTGAAATAcggaaaacacaggaagatggGACCGCTGCCACCTCAGTGCTGAGGCGTGTGCCACGGGCTCAGAGGGCCTGGGAGGGCCCTTCTCCGAGGGCTGTGTAGCGAGTCCTACAGCTCAGCCTGACTTCTGTCTCACTTGCTTGTAGCTTGCTTGTCTTGAATTTTTAGGTGCCAGATTGGTGTTTTAATTCCCCAGCAGCGACGAGTTACCATCTTCCCTACCCACCCCCCCGCACCTCGTTTGTCTGCAGTGAGTCCTCCGAATAGGACGAGGCATCCTGGAACTGTCGGGGAATGGGCACAAGTACCTTTGTCCAGCTAACTGGACATAAACTACCTGTCAAGGGAGCCACCTGCTGGGGAAATGAGACTTAACGGCTGTGTAGCCCTACCCCAGCCCTAAGTGTAAGAGCTTCGAAGAAGCTGATTAGTCATTACAAGTAAAGTTTTTCAGTAAATTGGATGTGAcaataaacaataacaaaagaaatGGTCCATATCTAACCCTGAAGCACATTAATTTCTCAGAACTGttcactgggatttgaaccctaatatatgaatattttctgtccagagaagaaaagcaaacatGAACAGTTTTTCTTGAGTGGTAATGTACCTGGGTCACGGATGTCACCCGAGAACACTGCTGCAGAAATTCTAATATTACCCAGCAGGGCTGTGACATTGGCATCTAATAAGGAATGAGCCAGAATGGAGAGGAGATGGGATGGAATAGAGACCAGTTCTTTTCAGCTTCCACTGCCTTTGGATTCTCGGCCCCTGGTTTGGGTCTGTGAAGTTAGGAAACACCTTGAGACATACTGCGTTTTTTATTTTCAGGACGAGGGACTATTtcatcctctcccttcctccttctgttACAAAGCATGAAAACCTTACTCTGGGATTTTGAGTCAAGGTGGCTCAGTGGGTTCACACTTTGCCAGGCTCTTTGCTCCAGACATTTTACAGTGTTAGACATGAGGTGAAAACCAAAAAGTCTCAATCAGCCTCACAAGTGAGAGGCACACTGTCAGGGACCACAGACAAAGCGGAGACTTTTTGTGTGAACAGGGCGCTGAGCGCCACCCTGGGGTCATCTTATgggcctccctcaccccctcagCCTGGTTCCATATTGACCACCAGCAGGTGTTGAAGATTATTCCTCCTTTGATCAAAATGCAGCttgcttttatctctttttcttattgtCTTCAGTTAATTTCAGAGAGGAGCTGTGAGTAGAGATCTCCTCTCTCTGCCATCTTCAGAAGTTTCCTGCCTTGCTTTTTTCCAAAGAGTATGGTCTGTAGGTGTTGAAAATGGCCCTGCACACAATGACTTCCTGTGACCTCTGGAGGTGCTGTGAGAGATTAGAGAGAGTCAGGAAACAGCCCTGGTCTTGTGACTTCAACACGCCCAAACCTGGGAGAGCTCTTGAGGTGCTTCTAGCTTCCCTGATGCTGTGCTAATTAAGTTTCTCAAAGAGGCAACACTTGGCCTGGCAATCAGCCTCTAGACGACTTGTATCCTCAAACACaactggaaaaagaatttgaataaattagaattttggtGATATGTCCTAGAATGCAGGAGATTCTCATTTTCAAATACTGTCTTTGCTCCAATAAGGCATTTAAATATCAGACCATTTCCCAGACCACATGTTCCTGTTTTTGTGAGAAAGCGTAGTCATCATTCTTCTCTCCAGTGAACAGTGTCTGAGCATATATGTACTTGGACTTGCCCATGAAGTCAAAATCCCAGCCCCCCAAAGTTCTGCACGATATTCTAGTGTTAGCACATGGAGCTTTGGTTTGAATGAACTTCTTTAGAGAGGTGTAAAATGCTTGGGATTACTCTTTAGGACTTAACTAATAGGACTAAacactgtttattttaaatattggttTATTTCCCCAGCACAATACAGAGGTGGTTTTCTCTTCCAAcattttcactttctctctctgtcaaagCAATCCTGGAGGGTTATTATTAGATTCTTTTTCTATCAATCAATCACCATGTTTGAGAACACCTTGAATTGATGGATTATAAATCACTTCATGGGAAACCTAGCAATGCAGGTCTTTAAAATGATGCTGAATCTTATCTAGCGTGTGTGTGAAGGAAGTCCAAATTCAGGATAATTAGCccagctaattttttttaattttaaaatctttttaagcaTTTAGTTAAATGCTTTTATTCCAAGCATCAATCTTTTGATTGATGCTTGGAACACAGGACAGTCTTTTGTTACTTAACCCTAGGACCCTACTAAGAATGTTCTAGTCTCAATATGAGTTGACAAGTTGTTTTAATGTACTGTTTTTCAGCATACTTTGTGTTTCATGACTACCAGTTCATTAATTGCACCGAAAATCCAATAAGCTGAACATGGTGGAAGGTGGGACGTAAAACTTAACGGCCTCAATGTGCTCTTGTCCTGTCTCTTGGCACCTATACTTCTCTCTCCTGCTGACAACATGGGCTTTGCTCAATTGCAGACTTAGAAAATTGTAAAGAAGTCCCTTCATGATTGAATTATGTGCTATGATCAGATTTGGGAACACACAGTCTGGTGCCGAGAATGACTTCTAAAGTGTCCCGTGTCCC contains:
- the PDZD2 gene encoding PDZ domain-containing protein 2 isoform X4, which translates into the protein MPGTEDPQDACGPEESKGPLESPKQGSSKMKLKSRLSGGVHRLESVEEYNELMLRNGDPRARMLEVSRDGRKHSLPQLLDSTGTAQEYHIVKKSTRSLSATQVESPWRLIRPSVISIIGLYKEKGKGLGFSIAGGRDCIRGQMGIFVKTIFPNGSAAEDGRLKEGDEILDVNGIPIKGLTFQEAIHTFKQIRSGLFVLTVRTKLLSPSLTPCSTPTHMSRSSSPNFNASGGTSAVGADEGSSSSLGRKAPGPKDRIVMEVTLNKEPRVGLGIGACCLALENSPPGIYIHSLAPGSVAKMESNLSRGDQILEVNSVNVRHAALSKVHAILSKCPPGPVRLVIGRHPNPKVSEQEMDEVIARSTYQESKEANSSPGLGTPLKSPSLAKKDSLISESELSQYFAHDVPGPLSDFVVAGSEDEDPPGSGCSSSAELPGASPHKEPGKARANSLVSLGSQRASGLFHKQVTIARQASLPGSPQVLRNPLLRQRRVGCYDDDASDEEEFDGEGDCISLPGTLSGPSRPLTEDDSTCVSAASSKVTGINQEEHPQKTLVSKASSVPLLGSSLDLQESVPGGVGGTLLRAANLLVPSEAPEGSPGCLGRKEPSGSRSSPKLECKAGSGTQSLANTDSPSSLQQKNDNLGSRHKPVARVTPHHKRPEAEARPRSSETANLTDGASDPCGPDLEVQATSVKVAVTGYQPGGTVEKDSLGKLTIGDGRVPTDWGPAGTLPHPDAGHPTEKPPEAAPEQGKEPATGSHGSPGPLPSPGQKGAVHPDPSETSAHAGPVRRPEDPGETESPRAPESEDSASPGTMATAYPDLSETGAAPEASSPRATREAAAHSGAGPAAEGASPATAMLSRDLTTLEKRRGVPGHHSEALQTTGTLVPGNCRGSALPPGTDSGSARAPRASPCLPSPSDKAPEGCGGASGPGCPGESGSSPVTDIDRLLEELDASGARLPPPGKGGGLSRERAAPGPQRAEPEPDSGSQAPGPRRPAAAGPAASPQWAHQPSVLDSINPDRHFTVNKSLLSSYSRNLSSQHEDSTSLSGLGDSTEPSLSSMYGDAEDSSSDPESLTEAPRAPARDSWSRPCLCPRPRGASHKGDTTESEEEQVEICSAKGAPDPPAAAALAPAQGAACPAFARALPPKRGALSRARGDAAGDAASSAPGALGPAAPGRARLPLLSDASSQEPETPEDARAAEDPGEAAQPPPVPRPVPGPPGTLSSPNMVNGLEHDWLDDKTPPEEQETNVHATGNRGAFRACVPENRDLALANLHISEVQDPDDLLLKPKPISRRPIMAWFKEINKSNQGTHPQSKSETEQPTMPARRPDPKDQALSTSHKKGVAVPDGPPPRLSLENKDLPKKSSMETLLSTCQKPKAGPKLKRLSIKSKSKVSSEAPAAHPGKAGGTEHRKALVSPQASHKMLSKVASRRFHTGDQEEPDRSAAASPQTPQCVEGKLPQGTPGSLKPSASETSIRMFISPLTSPKTLPEQGACSRPHPAVHSEPDQGCPAAPRSPKCGPESKAPPASPGLVSPMAPRSGVSTAASKWEVPPTGQGEQPPSSQMDSAAEAFQAGGTGDKRSKIIAGEPLERTNQLKIIEISSERTPKNAYGDKPAESDRQGGFLAQSNCQEKSEFRLCHQSVESSPNHPSSLTSRASQVEQEAQRSVSRAKQTSSSSSSPQLLAKKADPWQGKSDQRADSLGMPRNGTTVGPALGDHPYFTPRPATRTYSMPAQFSSHFGREGHALHSPGRAPRDSQIPATSGGLLEAKASRGSVLSLVNGQGVYSVKPLLETSRNLPTTDEGDVLSVQETSCLLTDKIKVTRRYYYSEQNWPHESTSFFSVKQRIKSFENLANSDRPMAKSGASPFLSVSSKPPIARRSSGSVASGNLGHSSDPAARSLRRSLSSCSESQGEASTLIPPMTKCPSSMTLTASRQSPVEAGNKGADSDPKRSLGPSGIPTPTVTPASPAKRNKSSVRHTQASPLSRSKLQELRALSMPDLDKLCSEDFSAEPTAVLFKTELEIVPRRSLGSPAGGLNGSTALSWPVKGVDRVCPGRSSPKATEPGVPSSAHNVGETTQDLPSGKSWSVNLHQLLVSAGDQQRLQSVLSSAESKSTVLALIQEAKAQSENKEDIYFIVLNKKEGSGLGFSVAGGTDVEPKSIVIHRVFSQGAASQEGTVSRGDFLLSINGASLAGLAHGEVLKVLHQAQLHKDVLVVIKKGSDRPRPSLRQEPPMANGKGLLSRKTSPLEPGTGRSTGAHEALCVEVLKTSAGLGLSLDGGKSSMSGDGPLFIKRVYKGGAAEQAGTIEAGDEVLAINGKSLVGLMHFDAWNIMKSVPEGPVQLVIRKHRNSSCNKHW